The nucleotide window tcaagttactcaatttcagcctaatttgtaggaataaatgatctttgaaataacttcactcaaaatggctggaccgatttggttgaaatttggtatgtagataggtgataccctggattaagacataggccacttttatcaatacaccatgcggacgaagctaagtggaagctagtacatacgtaatgtaaatgtatgtatgtatgtataaaaatgaattgcttgtttatatgtatatgataaaatataccttttgatgtagacggtcctgaaatctgaagaggtcttagtgctcttttttcaatgctgaatttcgagcaagataatcctgtaaacaacgataaaataatatgaattataaatatagtaaattttgaaatgtaatatagaaactcttgtatgacatactgcgtacatacagaaattgtggctccaaagaaatctctattcagatgttttagacttactgcagcttttcattttgtgatttggaaagtttactttaaactcaaataacatgactgtttatttctttctaacatcaactctagaaatttgagacttaggtactctttaaggtaaacaggtaccttaatttgggtattttactaaaactaacctggcatgttttttgtaggtacagctcctttggcaagtcggttattccggcaccaatattttggttcgaaatgatcattacagacgcggcggtatttgaaaatatggttattttcaagttgcaaaatgtcaccaccaatatgaaagacccatgtattaaatagctgcctatccttatctggattagggaatttatgtaaatacccgtagtgtctgaaaaagggtaacaagttagaattcagtggagtcgtgacaaaatgacgactatttgttttaaggatgttgataaatgcttacctaagccatttgtacatccgggaacacaacactttctattagacatgataaatatt belongs to Helicoverpa armigera isolate CAAS_96S chromosome 6, ASM3070526v1, whole genome shotgun sequence and includes:
- the LOC135117011 gene encoding uncharacterized protein LOC135117011; translated protein: MYKWLRHYGYLHKFPNPDKDRQLFNTWVFHIGGDILQLENNHIFKYRRVCNDHFEPKYWCRNNRLAKGAVPTKNMPGLSCSKFSIEKRALRPLQISGPSTSKEPAHLHIHSQGSIEDVQMKENLGE